Proteins from a genomic interval of Leptospiraceae bacterium:
- a CDS encoding response regulator — translation MIENTTILFIKNTLENTGEVSDFLQEAGYSILSIETSKLFISNLENTTPDLILYDLDNCENDLGIFKDYRFSIKKNIPIVFIFSNDNAKKFIREIQSEWIDILEKPINFNELLSRIRIQLELKLLRGRLSSIDINFETTSNEKRIELEKVNSLLRASDERWQFALEGSGDGVWDWNLATNEVYFSKRWKEMLGYTDKDMWDTYEEWTKHIHPEDVGWVTDSIQLHLYGDTPGYKSEHRVICKDGSYIWVLSQGKVITNDEGKPSRMVGTHTDISQRKENEKNLQKAKNEAEVANRLKSEFLANMSHEIRTPINAILGFSEILKDKLADNADILEYLLGIQKSGKNLINLINDILDIAKIEAGRLEFTYSPVNMLNVIGDIKQIFSIQTARKNLKLIVNLDSNLPETILLDDLRLRQILFNLIGNSLKFTEKGGVTINVHCSKNVSDSKYINLYLEVSDTGIGIPEKEIITVFEPFKQTHGQNASIYGGTGLGLSIVKRLVEMMNGSISLESQVGKGTKFTISLPNIELANNSISQKNDALFISRNTKFKKSKVLLVEDIESNRKVIEGYLQDSNLQIFEAYNGRIALEMLNEQNFDLILMDIQMPELDGASASIQIKQNEKHKEIPIIVITAYASKNDAIEFQTFAEGYLSKPMTKTTLIKEIAKFIPLEEYNENDTKKDIPEDFFALAQNLIAENKIPIEFIDKFILWYKNSEIARKSLNTNKLKICFLELKSLSTEYDLEIFNEFSDLQIKLINTFAISEISIQLSKLDEVYAQL, via the coding sequence AAGCTGGATATTCAATTCTTTCAATTGAAACTTCCAAATTATTTATTTCAAATTTGGAAAATACCACACCAGACTTAATTCTATATGATTTAGATAATTGTGAGAATGATTTAGGTATTTTTAAAGACTATCGTTTTTCTATAAAAAAAAATATTCCTATCGTATTTATATTTTCTAACGATAATGCAAAAAAATTCATTCGAGAAATTCAATCTGAATGGATAGACATACTGGAAAAACCAATTAATTTTAATGAACTACTTTCACGTATTCGAATTCAGTTAGAGTTAAAATTACTTCGGGGCCGTCTGAGTTCCATCGATATAAATTTTGAAACGACTTCTAATGAAAAAAGAATTGAATTAGAAAAAGTTAACTCACTATTACGCGCAAGTGACGAACGTTGGCAATTTGCTTTAGAGGGAAGTGGAGATGGGGTTTGGGACTGGAACCTCGCAACGAATGAAGTTTATTTTTCTAAACGCTGGAAAGAAATGCTTGGTTATACAGACAAGGATATGTGGGATACATACGAAGAATGGACAAAACATATTCATCCAGAAGATGTGGGCTGGGTCACCGATTCGATACAGTTACATTTATATGGTGATACTCCAGGTTATAAATCTGAACATAGAGTGATTTGCAAAGATGGCTCTTATATTTGGGTACTTTCTCAAGGTAAAGTTATTACGAATGATGAAGGAAAACCGTCTAGAATGGTAGGCACACATACCGACATTAGCCAAAGAAAAGAAAATGAAAAAAATTTACAGAAAGCAAAAAACGAAGCAGAAGTCGCTAATCGACTTAAAAGCGAATTCCTAGCAAATATGAGTCATGAAATTAGAACTCCAATTAATGCTATTCTTGGATTTTCAGAAATACTGAAAGATAAATTAGCGGATAATGCAGATATACTTGAATATCTACTTGGAATTCAAAAAAGTGGAAAAAATCTGATCAACTTAATCAATGATATCCTTGACATTGCAAAAATTGAAGCAGGGCGTTTAGAATTCACCTACTCTCCAGTTAATATGCTAAACGTTATTGGCGATATCAAACAAATTTTTTCTATTCAAACTGCTCGCAAAAATTTAAAACTTATTGTAAACCTAGATTCTAATTTACCGGAAACTATACTTCTAGATGACCTCAGACTTCGGCAAATATTATTTAACCTCATTGGTAATTCACTTAAATTTACCGAAAAAGGAGGTGTTACAATAAATGTTCATTGTAGTAAAAATGTATCAGATTCCAAATACATCAATCTATATTTGGAAGTTTCTGATACAGGAATAGGGATTCCTGAGAAAGAAATTATTACTGTTTTTGAACCTTTCAAACAGACTCATGGACAAAATGCATCAATCTATGGTGGAACTGGTTTGGGGTTATCCATTGTTAAACGACTAGTCGAAATGATGAATGGCTCAATCTCTTTAGAAAGCCAAGTGGGAAAAGGAACCAAATTCACTATAAGTCTTCCAAATATAGAATTAGCAAACAACTCTATATCCCAAAAAAATGATGCCTTATTTATAAGTCGCAACACTAAATTTAAAAAGTCCAAAGTTTTACTTGTAGAAGATATTGAATCAAATCGAAAAGTAATTGAAGGATATTTACAGGATTCTAACTTACAAATATTTGAAGCGTATAATGGTCGTATTGCGTTGGAAATGTTAAACGAACAGAATTTTGATTTGATTTTAATGGATATACAAATGCCTGAACTCGATGGAGCAAGTGCATCAATTCAAATAAAACAAAATGAAAAACATAAAGAAATTCCAATTATTGTAATCACTGCTTATGCAAGTAAAAATGATGCAATAGAGTTTCAAACATTCGCAGAAGGTTATTTGAGTAAACCAATGACTAAAACTACCCTAATCAAAGAAATTGCAAAATTTATTCCGTTAGAAGAATACAATGAAAATGATACTAAAAAAGATATTCCTGAAGACTTTTTTGCCTTAGCCCAAAATCTAATTGCAGAAAATAAAATACCGATAGAGTTTATTGATAAATTTATTCTATGGTATAAAAATAGTGAAATTGCGAGAAAATCATTGAATACAAATAAACTCAAAATTTGTTTTCTTGAATTAAAATCTTTAAGTACAGAATACGATTTAGAAATATTTAATGAATTTTCTGATCTTCAAATCAAATTAATAAATACATTTGCAATCAGCGAAATATCAATACAGCTGAGTAAGTTGGATGAAGTTTATGCTCAATTATAA
- a CDS encoding hybrid sensor histidine kinase/response regulator, producing MLNYKTENISSHILIVDDIGENLQVLGNILSKEGYDTSFALDGKQALSAIDKFLPDLILLDISMPIMDGFEVCKILKQEERTKNIPIIFLTAKTEIDNVIHGFSLGADDYVMKPFNSLELLARVRSHVDLKKSKDLILEQNNQLNDVVSQLSLKNEELKLVVAAKDKFFSIIAHDLKGPVGNLNSFLNFMTEQSDKISKENFQKNLHLLQTSSQNIKDLLENLLTWARAQRGDIEYNPDNYDILNLVNSNIHLLESSAINKSVSIINKIQNCMNGFFDYNMINTVFRNLLSNSIKYTKFHGTITIMAIELEKEIEISIQDTGVGMSKTIAEDLFRIDVKHFSTSGTNGEKGTGLGLILCKEFIDKHGGKIWAESEKEKGSTFKFLIPKFSK from the coding sequence ATGCTCAATTATAAAACAGAAAATATAAGTTCCCATATTCTAATTGTTGACGATATAGGTGAAAACTTACAAGTCCTTGGCAATATATTAAGCAAAGAAGGTTACGATACTAGTTTTGCATTGGACGGCAAACAAGCACTTTCCGCAATTGATAAATTTTTACCCGATTTAATATTACTGGATATTTCTATGCCTATTATGGACGGGTTCGAAGTTTGCAAAATTCTAAAACAAGAAGAGCGAACAAAAAATATACCGATTATATTTTTAACTGCAAAAACAGAAATAGATAACGTAATTCACGGATTTAGTCTCGGTGCAGATGATTATGTAATGAAACCATTTAATTCATTGGAACTGCTAGCGAGAGTTCGTTCGCATGTCGATTTAAAAAAATCGAAGGATTTAATTCTTGAACAAAACAATCAATTAAATGATGTAGTTTCTCAACTTTCTCTAAAAAACGAAGAGCTTAAACTTGTAGTTGCGGCTAAGGACAAATTCTTTTCAATTATTGCTCACGATTTAAAAGGACCTGTAGGCAATTTAAATTCTTTTTTAAATTTTATGACAGAACAATCAGATAAAATTTCAAAAGAAAATTTTCAAAAAAACTTACATTTACTTCAGACATCCTCCCAAAATATTAAGGATTTGCTAGAAAATCTATTAACTTGGGCAAGGGCACAACGAGGGGACATTGAATATAATCCGGATAATTATGACATACTTAATCTAGTTAATTCAAATATTCATTTACTCGAATCTTCTGCTATCAATAAAAGCGTATCGATCATTAATAAAATACAGAATTGTATGAATGGTTTTTTTGACTATAATATGATCAATACTGTGTTTAGAAATCTATTGAGTAATTCAATTAAATATACAAAGTTCCATGGAACTATTACAATTATGGCTATTGAGTTGGAAAAAGAAATCGAAATTTCAATTCAAGATACTGGTGTGGGAATGAGTAAAACGATTGCTGAAGATTTATTTAGAATTGATGTGAAACATTTTAGCACAAGCGGTACAAACGGCGAAAAAGGCACAGGACTCGGACTAATTCTTTGCAAAGAATTTATCGACAAACATGGAGGCAAAATTTGGGCAGAAAGCGAAAAAGAAAAAGGTAGTACGTTTAAGTTTTTAATTCCCAAATTCTCAAAATAA